Genomic window (Nymphaea colorata isolate Beijing-Zhang1983 chromosome 1, ASM883128v2, whole genome shotgun sequence):
GCTGAAACAGCCAGATTGATCTAAGGAAAATGTGATCACTTATTTGTTCGTATTTTTTTCCTAATACATGTAATTCTGGCTTCATGCACGTCTGTGTACTTGCTGCTTGGAAATTGTTATCATCATGCTGTCGCAAGACATTATTGGGAAAAAAGCAAACTAACGTGTCCAAATAATAAACAATTGTTTAACTAACTAATGACTTCAAATGATCTGGTAGCACCTTGACACTAACAAGATAATTCCACTAGCACTTGAACTGGCTATCATTTACCTGATTCAGATGCAAGCAAACATATTAACATAAATCATTTGTTTATGCTTGACCAAGCCCATGTATTTTCCATAAGCTACCGAAAAATCATATATTGTCTAGTAGTTCATTAGATAATTTGATTATCTGCACATTAAGCTAATTTTTGTGTCATTGAATATGGAATCCTAAGTATTTCAACTTTTGCTTTAAAAGATGCAAGCTAAAAATATTACAGAAAAGAGAACATAAATGCATCAGGAACTAAATTAGCACATACTTCTTCCGTAATGCAACATAGGAATTCAGTTCTTTAATCTGCAAAATAATAGACAAAGAAATTGGTTAAACATTAGAAAGTTAGGAAGCCAGTGCATAACCGCtatgttttgttttaaaacaATGTACTGTATAAATTATAAATTGCTATACAGTTCTTAAGAAGTAGATTATCACCATTGACTGTTTTTTCTCACTAAGCATCTTGTTAGTTTCAAAATCATAACTGGCCTCCTCTTCCTTGATTCCTTGATCAAACTCCTTAATAAGCCTGGAGCAAAGTAGTGAAACGAGGAACAAAATTTACCAATGCCTTCAAATAACAAACATGGTCCTTCTAACAATATTGAGGACCAGAAGACCAATGGAAAACTCAAGCAGAAAGAAACTAAAGCATTTGTTAACATCAAAGGACCATAATTCCACGCTTGCAAAAGCAATGAAATTGTGCTAAGTGCTAAAGGTGTAAGCAGAAAAGTCGACATGCCTAATTGAAAATAGCAGCTACGTGCGAAAGTTCCATATTTGTGCATTCAAAATCAATCAAACTATGTCAATTTTACTTGCATAAAGAACCATCAACATAGACATATGTGCAAGAAACAAGCAATGCCTTTGTATAACAACCCAGTGGAAAGTGACGCTAAAGTGAAAGATGTTATCAATTATCAAACTTTTTGACCTAGCAATTATTTTGAAGCATTGTCACAAGTATTCTTCTCAAGCACCGTTAGTGAGGCTTTTCTTGGGtattaaaataaatttgttttattcagggagaaaaaataacaaaaattataaaattatgaattgTGCACTGACTTCTTAAAAAGCATGATAAAATTCAGAACTGTTAAGAGTTTAGCATGGcgtagaaaacattttttttacttgtgcACAATCATTTGATATTTTCACGTGTTTAATTTTCTAATATGTTCAAATTGTCGGaattttttcaccttttttttttattttcaacgAGATATTAAAGAAAGTAATATTCAGGCAATGTTTTGAAGCACCAAGAAATTCCAACTATGAGAAGTTATAATAATGTCATTAACAATTAAGAATGACACCTACATTCAACATGAAGCTGATAAAGGCAACATACCTTTTACATTCACGCATCTTTCCAGTAAGTTCTTCTAACTGTCTGCTCTGCCTGTTTGCTCTTTGA
Coding sequences:
- the LOC116252572 gene encoding novel plant SNARE 13-like, with amino-acid sequence MRECKRLIKEFDQGIKEEEASYDFETNKMLSEKKQSMIKELNSYVALRKKYSSSLEISELTCLMDLKLMKGLLRIMAC